The DNA window TTGGAGCCGGGGAAAAGCTAGAGATCACTTTAAAGACTTACCTATGGCTATGGCGCTTTAAAACAATAATGAGGTGATTGCTATAATTAATAAGCTATTTGAAATTTTTATTCTTATATTTGGAATACTAATAGTCTGGTTTTTTTGTAATATAGCATGTCAACTACGCAACTATAGTTTCGGACATAGGTTTGTAAAAGCATTTGTGGCTGAAAACAGTTTTCAACGCGCTTTTACTATATTACATAGATGGTTTGATGGAGACATAGATTCTTTAGATTTGAATAAGATAACGTATATTGGTTTCTTTAATGTTATAATATGTATAATTATAGGTATTGTTGTTATACCATTTTCATTAATTACTTATTTTTTTAATCATTCACTTGCTATTTGGACTTATTTATATTGGTGTGGTGGATGCTTTCTTTTAAGTTTACTTGCTTTTTTCTTGCAGGTAATAGATAGTGTTCTAAATGCTATTTTGAGATACTTTAATAAGTAAAATATAAGGCCTGTATCTGATTTGAGAAATTACAATGAAGTCTTAATAAGTAAATACGAGTCGTTAGCTGAATATCCATTTATAGGGAATGAATTAATGATAAATTTGGATGAATTGCATGAGGGGTTGGTGGATATATAATGAAAACAATTATTAAATTTGGTGTAATAAGCAGTGTTATTATAAGCATTACTTTTTCTGGATGTAGTAATAGTATTCAAACATCTAAAGAAAATGAGATTGTTCAAATGAAAGAAGAAATAGAAAATTTAAAATCAGAAATAAATGTTTTACAGGGAGAATTAGAAAAGAAGAATGAAATTCAAACTTTGTTAAATAGCAAAAATGAAAGCAGTAATCAAAGTGAAGGCCTTCTTGATGTTTCCTATATATCTGTTAACAAGAAAAAAGTATCATCAAATATAATAATAGTTAATGAACGTGGATTGAATCTTAATGCACTTTGTAATGCTTGGAATGATATAAGCATTGAAATACAAGATTACTCAGATAAACAGTTTGGGGGATATTCAGGAGACAAAGTTCCTACAAAATTTAAAGTATCCTTTAATGGGAAATTCACTGAATTCGAGGGTATTGTTTATGCTTCTTCAGTTAATGGAGAACCAATGGCGGAGTACATTGGAGGAGAATTTGGTGATATTAGAGCGAGATATAAAAGTTGTATTTTGTTAAAAGATAAAGGTAGTGTAATTAGACTTTTTGAGTTACTTGGAATAGGTTGTACCTTTAACGAAGATAATTCTCTAGATTTGTATAAAATTTAAGATTAGAGTCATCCCTGTGAAGACCGTTCGAAATCAAATAATATTATAAGGTGAAAAGATATGAATATTGAAAATTTATTGACTATGACAAAGAAGGACATAATTGACACAAGAAGTTTGGCTGCCTTTATTGATTTTATATTTATTGCTATCTTGACGCTCATAGTAGTTTCAGTTGTAAACTCTAGTAATGCATTAGTAATTATACTAAGCTATATTGCGATCGTATTATTATATTTTATATCATTTGAAAGTCTTTTGGGATTTACGATAGGTAAATTTATTCTTGGAATTAGAGTTATAAATAATGAGTGTGGAAAACCTACTACTCGTCAATCAGCAGTTAGAGCCTTGTTTTGGCTTATAGAAGTAAATCCAATCTTAATAATAACTTTATTTACCTTTATTATTGCAAGAAACAGCAAGACCAAACAAAGATTTGGTGACAAAGTATCTAATGTATATGTTGTAAGAAAAAAGGATTTGAAGCAGTTTTTATCAAATGAAAATTATCAAACTATGAATTCTGAAGCGTTTGATTATGATTTTAATAAACCTAAAGTTAAAATTAGTAGGATGGATATAGATGGGAGAATATTAGACAAGAGTATAGTGCTATCATTTGATGGTAACAAAAGCTTAAGAATTTACGGAGTAAAAGGAATGACTGCCTCTGAAATAATAGAAGAAATTGAAAAGGGCGGGCGATTCATAGTATTTAAGTCGTGTGTGTCAGCGATTTTTATTTCGCAGATGAAAACCTCAGATATATTCTTTATAAAGTTTGAGCAGCCGTTTATCAAAGTTCACTGGCCCATAACACTAAAAACTATCTTATTCGGTTGGTGGTCAATTGCTGGTTTTTTCTGGACAATAAGCTGTTTGATAACGAATTTTAAAGGTGGTATAGATTTGACGCAAGATATTTCAATAGCATTTTACGATATATTAAATGAAAATGTGTTTAAGTTGTAGCAGTTTGAAATCTTTCAATTTGAGAGATTGATTGGTGGTGACTGCAAATTTAAGGCGCCTTAAGGGTTAGAGGACATTTTAGATGTGGGGCGTTTTTGAAAAGTCAAGTATTTTTGGAAAATCCTTTGATTTTTCTTTAATTTTTTGTATTTTAAATGTATATATTTTTTGTTATAATCACTTTACCTATTTATTCCATGGCATCTTGATGACATTGGCTACGCGGGCCCTCTCACCGGCAAGCCCCGCTTCCTGGTCACGTTCCTCCTGTCCGGTTCGTGGGCGTGGGCAATGAGTGACGTTTAGTCGAAATCCTTTTGAAGTAAGTACAAATTTGGAGTTTTTGTTTGAATTTTTCTCATTTTAAATAGCATAATTCAATTTAAGTTAGGGAGTGAATCATTTGGATAAAGTAAATCTTATAAGTCAAGTATGGAAAAGTTTTCTACATTCAGTTGGAGAATCAATTGAGACAACAGATAAGACATTTACATCTTGGCATTTTGAAGTTACAGAGAGAGGTGCAAATTCGTTACTTGATTTAGTGATAGCTGGGAAAAAGAAAGCCACAGCTTCTTCACCATGGGTGTTTGAATATGATAACGAACCACTTCCTAAAGTGGGCGATTATTCTATTATCACAAATTGGGATGGGATTCCAAAAGCAATAATTAGAACGAAGAATATTGAAATTCTGCCTTTCAAGGAAGTAACAGAAACTTTTGCAGCAAAAGAAGGCGAAGGTGACCAAAGTCTAGATTTTTGGAGAAAGGCTCATAAAGACTATTTTACATACGAGTGTTTAAGGATAGGAAAGCAGTTCACTGAAGATATCCCAGTTCTCTGCGAAGAATTTGATTTAGTTTTTATAGTTGATGATGTAACCATTGATAATAG is part of the Acetivibrio cellulolyticus CD2 genome and encodes:
- a CDS encoding ASCH domain-containing protein — protein: MDKVNLISQVWKSFLHSVGESIETTDKTFTSWHFEVTERGANSLLDLVIAGKKKATASSPWVFEYDNEPLPKVGDYSIITNWDGIPKAIIRTKNIEILPFKEVTETFAAKEGEGDQSLDFWRKAHKDYFTYECLRIGKQFTEDIPVLCEEFDLVFIVDDVTIDNSSEAIV
- a CDS encoding RDD family protein, with protein sequence MNIENLLTMTKKDIIDTRSLAAFIDFIFIAILTLIVVSVVNSSNALVIILSYIAIVLLYFISFESLLGFTIGKFILGIRVINNECGKPTTRQSAVRALFWLIEVNPILIITLFTFIIARNSKTKQRFGDKVSNVYVVRKKDLKQFLSNENYQTMNSEAFDYDFNKPKVKISRMDIDGRILDKSIVLSFDGNKSLRIYGVKGMTASEIIEEIEKGGRFIVFKSCVSAIFISQMKTSDIFFIKFEQPFIKVHWPITLKTILFGWWSIAGFFWTISCLITNFKGGIDLTQDISIAFYDILNENVFKL